One Nostoc sp. CENA543 genomic window, AATGGTGAAAACTTAGATACTAACAACGCCTACTCAGGCGGTACTTTTGTATGTCCGTCTGGTTTTAGCGGATTCTATTTAGTTGGAGGCGGTATTTACCTTCAAAACCTCGATACTAATCAAAGAGTGATAGCTGTTGAACTTCGTATCAACGGTTCTTTTTATCGAAGGGTAGGAGAGGTAATATTACTAGCTAATACAGGTATTCATGTGAATTTATCTACTCAACTCATCCCTCTAAATGCAGGGCACTCAGCTTCTTTAGTTCTAAGAACTTTTGGAACTACTTTCACTTATAGAGCCGTAGCAGCAACAACAAATTGGTGGGGTTTTAGATTACCTATATAACGCTGCTTAGTATATTCTAGGATGGTGATATGTCACGTCGAATTTTCCAAAATGGGGACATCCTCACGGCGCAGGATGTTAACCAGATAGCTTATCCAAATCTCTCTGGTCTAGACGCTATAGGTTCAGGTGATAACCTACCAGACGAGGATTTATCAGACGCTCCAGACCAGATAAAGAATAGATTTTACAACTTCTACGACCGCCTAAAGGTTAGTCACAACACTGGACTAACCTTTGGTTATTTAGGTGGGTCTGTACTATTGTCCAGTGGTGTTGTAGTTACCTTATCGTCGGGAACTATAAACATTCCAGACAACAGCAACCGCTTTATTTATGTCAACTCTAGTGGGGCTGTTGAGCAGGGCACTTTACTCCCTAACGAGTGCTTTCCTATGGCTCGCGTGGCTACTGCAGGCGGCACTGTTTCTGGGTCTATTACAGACCTAAGAGACAAGCTTGTAGACCGTGTACAGCCCGCTAGTATCCCAGTTACAGCTACATTTCAGTCTGGTATGGGTATGGAGTATTGGGGCTCTACTTTACCTGTAGGCTGGTTGTGGCAAGATGGCTCGACATACCCCATTGCAACTTACCCTGCATTGGCGGCTGCACTTGGCCCAGCTTTTGACGCTGGCGGTGGTAACTTTAGAGTTCCTGATAGACGAGGCAGGGTTGGTGTGGGTGCTGGTGCTGGTGCGGGGTTAACTACAAGAACAGTTGGTGAAACTTTCGGGGCAGAGAATCATACCTTAACTGTTACTGAGACCCCATCTCACGTCCACGGGATAACAGAAACCCCTCATACCCACCCTATTGTTGACAACGGGCATAACCACGGCGTGAATGATTTAGGACATAAACATCCTATATATGCAAATACCACAGATGGCGGCTCCAACCAACGTGAACAGACAGACGGGTTCTTATCCAAGAATGGTGTAGCTATTACTGGTGAAGATACAGGTGGAAAGGGGTATATCAACCAGAACCTATCAGGAGCTGACTTAGTAGCCTCGTCAGGTACAGGCATTTCCATCCAGACAAATAAAGCTAATCTCGCAATTACTGCTGTTAGCACAGGGATTACTACTAACCCCCAAGGCGGTGGGGCAGCCCACAACAACTGCCAGCCAAGTATCTCCTGCAATTTTATAATCAAGACTTAACATGGCTACTTATAGAAAAATAACTGCCAACTTCATGGGAGTTGGGCAGGTTCCAATGGCGCGGCAGCCCGTAAAAGTTCAACACCTCCAGCGTAGCAACGTTGGGGGTGTTATTTTTCCCAAGGATGCTGATGTTTACTACACCGACGCACAAGGCAGTGTAGAGTTCACCTTATGGTGTAACGAGGAAGGCGAGAACGCCAGTCAGTATCGCATCACCCTGCCAGATGGCACATTCTTTGACACTGTCGTTCCTGTGGGTACATCGGATTTAGAGTTGAGCGTTTTGGAGGATGGTGGCGTGGACTCAGCAGATCTACAGTATCAAAGTTTAATAACCTACATATTAAATGAGGTTGGTTCAGGCGGCGGGACAGTGCCATTAGCTACAGCCACAGCTGCAGGGCGGGTGAAAACCAACACAACGGATGCTGACCCGATAGTTTACCTCAAGAGTGAAGTAGATACTGCCCTTGCTGGGAAGGCTGACACAAGCGCGTTAAGTGGATATGTAACTACAGGTGGGTTAACTACCACGCTATCGGGTTATGTAACCACATCTGGCTTGTCGTCTACCCTGTCAGGTTATGTAACTAGTGCAAGTCTTAGCAGCACGCTGGGCTCCTACTTACTAGCTTCTACTAGAGGTGCAGTCAATGGTGTAGCTAGCTTAGATGCCAGCACACTTGTACCAGACACGCAGATACCTAGCAATATAGTTAGGACTAGCGACAGTAGGCTAACTGACTCAAGAACACCTACAGGCTCGGCTGGTGGTGACTTAACTGGAACTTACCCCAACCCGACGCTAGGTACTACTGGAGTAACTGCCGGCAGCTACACCAACGCCAACATAACAGTCGATGCAAAAGGTAGAGTAACGGCTGCAAGTAATGGGAGTGGTGGGGGCGGAGGGTTTAGCCCTGTTATAACCTCGCCATACGTCGGTCAGAGGATAGTCTACAACGGGACTAACTGGGTCAACGAGGATGAAAGAACTTCACAGTTCTTAGCCGGGGTTGGGCGTTATTACTCAAGCAAATTTACTGCTGTTAACGCACAAACAATGGCGGCAAACGTAGGGCGTGGAATGTTTATGCAGATCCGTCGCCGAGTAACTATAGACCAAGTTGGTATTAACGTCACTTCAGCAGGGGTTAATGCCGTTGTTGGTTTGTACAACTTTGAAACAGGAAGCTTAGTACAAGACTTTGGAGTTATAGCTGTTAATGCTGTTGGTGGTGCTACATCAACAGCTTTAACTACACCTATCACGGTAAACCCTGGTGCTTACATATTTCTTGTAAATCCGTCGGCTAGCTTCAACTGCTCCTGTTCTAATAACGTCATAAACGATGCTGACGTATTTGGGCATAGCTCGGTTGGGTCTGTAGCTCACCAAGCCATCTTTATCAGTGCGCTAACTTATACAGGAAGTTTACCCACGACTTTGCCATCTTACGTGTTTAGTACACAACAACCTCTTATTTGGTTTAGAGCTGCTTAAGGAGAAAATTATGGCTAATGAATATTTTGGACGGATGTGGGTAGAAGTTGAAACACCAAGACCAGACGGTAGCGGGTCTGACCTTTCTACACGCCTAGCCTGGATAAGACTTCATAGATATGTTGCGTTCTACAACATGAACGATGAACATCCTTATGTAGAGGTTATGCCCCCAGAGTTTGAGCCTGACCGCATCACACAACTAGTTGAGGGTGTGGATTTTCACTCAGGCGGTGAACGCATGGTAAACGGTGAAATTGTTCAACCCATTGAAATAGTCTAGTCAGCACCCCTCTACCTCTGGAGGGGTTTTACATAACAAAAGGTTTTAATAATGGATAATACAACAGCAATAGTAACAATTACTCCTAAAGCGCAGGAGCATATAATAGACCAGATTCTAGTGCAGTCAGGCGGCGTGGGGTTGGGTGTAGTCCTAACCCTAGTCGGTGCG contains:
- a CDS encoding tail fiber protein, giving the protein MSRRIFQNGDILTAQDVNQIAYPNLSGLDAIGSGDNLPDEDLSDAPDQIKNRFYNFYDRLKVSHNTGLTFGYLGGSVLLSSGVVVTLSSGTINIPDNSNRFIYVNSSGAVEQGTLLPNECFPMARVATAGGTVSGSITDLRDKLVDRVQPASIPVTATFQSGMGMEYWGSTLPVGWLWQDGSTYPIATYPALAAALGPAFDAGGGNFRVPDRRGRVGVGAGAGAGLTTRTVGETFGAENHTLTVTETPSHVHGITETPHTHPIVDNGHNHGVNDLGHKHPIYANTTDGGSNQREQTDGFLSKNGVAITGEDTGGKGYINQNLSGADLVASSGTGISIQTNKANLAITAVSTGITTNPQGGGAAHNNCQPSISCNFIIKT